A DNA window from Thalassospiraceae bacterium LMO-JJ14 contains the following coding sequences:
- a CDS encoding DsbA family protein, whose amino-acid sequence MTMPRRTLLALCAAVLAVGLAPVAEAKIVDTEAAMTELVIGKADAPVEMIEYASLSCPACEHFHSAVYPIIKKEYIDTGKVKFIFRDFPTNSPGLAAAMIARCAGPERHEGMVDIFFDTQKQWGHAENPLQALGMVARMAGLGPNDVDQCIRNSTLMNAINEKARKANEELGVAATPTIFVAGKEVEHAQDVDKLKAVIDAALKAAQ is encoded by the coding sequence ATGACGATGCCCCGCCGCACCCTTCTGGCCCTTTGCGCCGCCGTCCTCGCAGTCGGCCTTGCGCCGGTCGCAGAGGCCAAGATCGTCGACACCGAAGCCGCCATGACCGAGCTTGTGATCGGCAAGGCCGACGCGCCGGTCGAGATGATCGAATATGCGTCGTTGTCGTGCCCGGCCTGTGAACATTTCCACAGCGCCGTCTATCCGATCATCAAGAAAGAGTACATCGACACCGGCAAGGTGAAGTTCATCTTCCGCGACTTTCCGACCAACTCGCCGGGCCTCGCCGCCGCCATGATCGCGCGCTGCGCCGGGCCGGAACGCCACGAAGGCATGGTCGATATTTTCTTCGATACCCAGAAGCAGTGGGGGCATGCGGAAAATCCGTTGCAGGCGCTCGGCATGGTCGCCCGCATGGCCGGCCTCGGGCCGAACGATGTCGATCAGTGCATCCGCAACTCGACACTGATGAACGCGATCAATGAAAAGGCGCGCAAAGCGAATGAGGAACTCGGCGTTGCCGCGACACCGACCATTTTCGTCGCCGGCAAGGAAGTCGAGCACGCCCAGGACGTCGACAAACTGAAGGCCGTCATCGACGCCGCCCTCAAAGCCGCGCAATAA
- the smc gene encoding chromosome segregation protein SMC translates to MGAKTSVLHFKKLRLSGFKSFVEPTTLDIDAGLTGVVGPNGCGKSNLVEALKWVMGETSAKQMRGGEMDDVIFSGTDRRPPRNVAEVVLTLDNAMKGAPVQFGEGDDLEIARRIEREKGSLYKINGADVRARDVQLLFADQGSGSRSTALVSQGKIGAVIAAKPTERRLLLEEAAGIRGLHSRRHEAELRLKGAETNLERLDDILVTLEAQMNGLKKQARQATRYRNLSDLIRTAEATLFYLRWTTAEKDLEQYRMRLSEVEAEVNKLGVLVAESGTEQAEAAADIPALRDSEAAAGAALQRLVIARDGLDEEEQRIEAQAADTRLRIEETIADTTREQSLIADAEAAHTRLAEEHAAIEAAREGEEENRARAGTELSNAGTAVEAHEASLSELTQRVADSEARRGSLQRRLEDLTQRQNRLGGRLEELSAERQRLEADAPEADALSDAEADLVRTQTAVDDAHAVLEAAEVTHKTAEAERETLRATLNEARDAATKMAAEREALSKLLDTGDPDMFPPLIDAITVEPGFEVALGTALGDEIEAPIDEAADIHWRALPPLTDAPALPHGATPLSQWVQAPPALARRLSQIGVVDTVVAAQQMLSQLRPGQRLVTRDGALLRWDGYTIAAGATTSAARRLEQRNRLRDLEGQAVGANQRLADADAAFERARDAVQTRSEAVQAARVDVRNTEQALTAIREALSRIKEKMAAHGSRLAAVNEQITQQEADLGEASGQLEEARAELAALPDVEGDRAQIETLRAELGELRTHLMECRARHDEIERMARERAQRLDAIQRETQSWANRKEASGTRLEELTGRRAELEAVREELAAKPAALNHKRQALLGEIETAEQNRRDAADKLQTAETRLAEADKKLRIVETDMARARENRVRAEGSVEQALQTCHAIAERVDDRLECRPDQLFEIAGLDPEKELPDLEPTERKVERLQRERETMGPVNLRAEQEMRELEEQIETLTTEREDLTKAIDKLRRGISELNREGRQRLLQSFEEVNTHFQELFQKLFGGGQAHLELTEADDPLDAGLEIMASPPGKKMQNLTLLSGGEQALTALSLLFAVFLTNPSPICVLDEVDAPLDDANVDRFCGMLEHMSKQESTRFLVITHHRMTMARMDRLYGVTMSERGVSQLVSVDLQKAEQIRQTA, encoded by the coding sequence ATGGGAGCGAAGACAAGCGTGCTGCATTTCAAGAAATTGCGCCTGAGCGGTTTCAAGTCCTTTGTCGAACCGACGACACTGGACATCGACGCCGGTCTGACCGGCGTTGTCGGCCCCAACGGCTGCGGCAAGTCGAACCTCGTCGAGGCCCTGAAATGGGTCATGGGCGAGACCTCGGCCAAGCAGATGCGCGGCGGCGAAATGGACGACGTCATCTTTTCCGGCACCGACCGCCGGCCGCCCCGTAATGTCGCCGAAGTGGTGCTGACCCTCGATAACGCCATGAAAGGCGCGCCCGTACAGTTCGGCGAAGGCGATGATCTCGAGATCGCGCGCCGAATCGAGCGCGAAAAAGGCTCATTATATAAGATCAACGGCGCCGACGTGCGTGCGCGCGACGTACAGTTGCTGTTCGCCGACCAGGGCAGCGGCTCGCGTTCGACCGCGCTGGTCTCGCAGGGCAAGATCGGTGCGGTGATCGCCGCCAAGCCGACCGAACGCCGCTTGCTGCTCGAAGAAGCGGCCGGCATCCGCGGTCTGCATTCGCGCCGCCACGAGGCCGAGCTGCGGCTCAAGGGGGCGGAGACCAACCTCGAGCGCCTCGACGATATTCTCGTCACCCTTGAAGCGCAGATGAACGGCCTCAAGAAACAGGCCCGCCAGGCAACCCGCTACCGCAATCTGTCGGATCTGATCCGCACCGCCGAGGCAACCCTGTTCTATCTCCGCTGGACGACCGCCGAGAAAGACCTTGAGCAGTACCGGATGCGCCTCAGCGAAGTCGAGGCCGAGGTCAACAAGCTCGGTGTACTGGTCGCCGAATCCGGCACCGAACAGGCCGAGGCCGCCGCCGACATCCCGGCGCTCCGCGACAGCGAAGCCGCCGCCGGGGCTGCACTGCAGCGTCTTGTCATCGCCCGCGACGGTCTCGACGAGGAAGAACAGCGGATCGAAGCCCAGGCCGCAGATACCCGTCTGCGCATCGAGGAAACCATCGCCGATACGACGCGCGAGCAGTCGCTCATTGCCGATGCCGAAGCGGCGCATACTCGCCTTGCCGAGGAACATGCCGCCATCGAAGCGGCGCGCGAGGGCGAAGAGGAAAACCGTGCCCGCGCGGGTACCGAGTTGAGCAACGCCGGCACTGCGGTCGAAGCACATGAAGCGTCCCTGTCGGAACTGACGCAGCGCGTTGCCGACAGCGAAGCCAGGCGGGGTTCCCTGCAGCGCCGCCTTGAAGACCTGACCCAGCGCCAGAACCGCCTTGGCGGCCGTCTCGAAGAACTCAGCGCCGAGCGCCAGCGCCTTGAGGCCGACGCCCCCGAAGCCGACGCGCTTTCCGATGCCGAGGCCGACCTTGTCCGCACCCAGACCGCCGTCGACGATGCGCACGCCGTTCTCGAAGCCGCCGAAGTCACCCATAAGACCGCCGAGGCCGAACGCGAAACCCTGCGCGCGACACTGAACGAGGCCCGCGACGCCGCGACCAAGATGGCCGCCGAACGCGAGGCGCTGTCGAAGCTTCTCGATACCGGCGATCCGGACATGTTCCCGCCGCTAATCGATGCGATCACCGTCGAGCCGGGTTTCGAGGTTGCGCTGGGCACCGCGCTCGGCGACGAAATCGAAGCACCGATCGACGAGGCCGCCGACATACACTGGCGCGCCCTGCCGCCGCTCACCGACGCCCCGGCCCTGCCGCACGGTGCGACCCCGCTCAGCCAATGGGTGCAGGCCCCCCCGGCGCTGGCCCGGCGGCTGTCGCAGATCGGCGTCGTCGATACCGTGGTGGCGGCACAGCAGATGCTCAGCCAGCTACGACCGGGCCAGCGGCTGGTGACCCGTGACGGCGCGCTTTTGCGCTGGGACGGCTACACCATCGCCGCCGGCGCCACCACATCCGCCGCACGCCGCCTTGAACAGCGCAACCGGCTCCGCGATCTCGAAGGCCAGGCCGTCGGCGCCAACCAGCGCCTCGCCGATGCCGACGCCGCGTTCGAACGCGCCCGCGATGCGGTGCAGACCCGCAGCGAAGCCGTGCAGGCCGCCCGCGTCGATGTACGCAACACAGAACAGGCGTTGACCGCCATTCGCGAAGCGCTGTCACGCATCAAGGAAAAGATGGCCGCGCACGGCTCGCGCCTGGCCGCCGTCAACGAACAGATCACGCAGCAGGAAGCCGACCTGGGCGAAGCCAGCGGGCAGCTCGAAGAAGCGCGCGCCGAACTGGCGGCGCTGCCGGATGTCGAAGGCGACCGCGCGCAGATCGAAACGCTGCGCGCCGAGCTCGGCGAACTGCGCACGCACCTGATGGAATGCCGCGCCCGCCATGACGAGATCGAACGCATGGCCCGTGAACGCGCCCAGCGGCTCGACGCCATCCAGCGCGAGACGCAATCTTGGGCCAACCGCAAGGAAGCCTCCGGCACACGGCTCGAAGAGCTGACCGGACGCCGCGCCGAACTTGAAGCCGTGCGCGAGGAACTGGCAGCGAAACCGGCGGCGCTGAATCATAAGCGCCAGGCGCTGCTGGGTGAAATCGAAACCGCCGAGCAGAACCGCCGCGATGCCGCCGACAAGCTGCAGACCGCCGAAACCCGTCTCGCCGAAGCCGACAAGAAGTTGCGCATCGTCGAGACCGACATGGCGCGCGCACGGGAAAACCGGGTCCGCGCCGAAGGCAGCGTCGAACAGGCTTTACAGACCTGCCACGCCATTGCCGAGCGCGTCGACGACCGGCTCGAGTGCCGCCCCGACCAGCTTTTCGAAATCGCCGGGCTCGATCCGGAAAAGGAACTGCCCGATCTGGAGCCGACGGAACGCAAGGTCGAACGTCTGCAGCGCGAACGCGAGACCATGGGACCGGTCAACCTGCGCGCCGAACAGGAAATGCGCGAGCTGGAAGAACAGATCGAGACGCTGACCACCGAACGCGAAGACCTGACCAAGGCCATCGACAAACTGCGCCGGGGTATTTCCGAACTGAACCGCGAAGGCCGCCAGCGCCTGCTGCAGTCGTTCGAGGAGGTGAACACCCACTTCCAGGAACTGTTCCAGAAACTGTTCGGCGGCGGCCAGGCGCACCTTGAACTGACCGAAGCCGACGATCCGTTGGATGCCGGCCTCGAGATCATGGCCAGCCCGCCGGGCAAGAAGATGCAGAACCTGACGTTGCTGTCGGGCGGCGAGCAGGCCCTGACGGCGTTGTCGTTGCTGTTCGCGGTGTTTCTCACGAATCCGTCGCCGATCTGCGTGCTCGACGAGGTCGACGCCCCCTTGGATGACGCCAACGTCGACCGCTTCTGCGGCATGCTCGAACACATGTCGAAGCAGGAAAGCACGCGCTTTCTGGTCATCACCCACCACCGCATGACCATGGCCCGCATGGACCGGCTCTACGGGGTCACCATGTCGGAACGCGGCGTCTCGCAGTTGGTCTCGGTCGACCTGCAGAAAGCCGAGCAGATCCGGCAGACGGCCTGA
- a CDS encoding AtpZ/AtpI family protein: MTSDDETSKRSPSDLDDFGRKLKKAQETEESRRLWKSDVNRPPQTALGLAFRVSVELVSAVAVGLAIGWVLDEWLDTRPWVMVVFIILGFAAGVMNVYRMASGMSNTMGYREKEDASGNEAPAAPEKGTDRRG; the protein is encoded by the coding sequence ATGACATCCGATGACGAGACCTCAAAGCGGTCGCCGAGTGACCTCGACGATTTCGGGCGGAAGCTGAAAAAAGCCCAGGAAACCGAGGAATCGCGGCGGCTGTGGAAAAGTGACGTAAATAGGCCGCCTCAGACGGCTCTAGGGCTTGCTTTTCGGGTGTCTGTCGAGTTAGTTTCCGCCGTGGCTGTGGGGCTGGCCATTGGCTGGGTCCTCGACGAGTGGCTGGATACGCGTCCCTGGGTCATGGTGGTGTTCATCATTTTGGGGTTCGCCGCCGGTGTCATGAATGTTTATCGCATGGCCTCTGGTATGAGTAACACCATGGGCTATAGAGAAAAAGAAGACGCGTCCGGGAATGAAGCGCCCGCGGCGCCCGAGAAAGGGACAGATCGACGTGGCTGA
- a CDS encoding F0F1 ATP synthase subunit A — MKRPRRPRKGQIDVAEGHSPLAQFEIKTLVDINIAGIDASFTNSSLFMVLTVATVSLFLVGGMRRSALVPGRWQSLAELSYVFIAGLLKDTVGSEGRPYFPFIFTIFMFVLVGNLWGLMPYAFTFTSHIAVTFAMAFFIFVGVTVIAIAKHKLHFLAFFMPPGVPIVMAPLLVPIEIISYLSRPISLSVRLFANMLAGHTLLKVFAGFIISLGIAAGWLPFVFVVALTGLEFVIAFLQAFVFTILTCLYLNDALHLH; from the coding sequence ATGAAGCGCCCGCGGCGCCCGAGAAAGGGACAGATCGACGTGGCTGAGGGACATTCCCCACTCGCACAGTTCGAGATTAAGACGCTCGTGGATATCAATATCGCGGGCATCGACGCATCTTTCACAAACTCATCGCTGTTCATGGTGCTGACGGTCGCGACTGTCAGCCTGTTCCTGGTCGGCGGTATGCGCAGGAGCGCGCTGGTCCCCGGGCGATGGCAATCACTGGCGGAACTCAGTTACGTGTTCATCGCCGGGTTGCTGAAGGATACCGTCGGCAGCGAAGGCCGTCCGTACTTCCCGTTCATCTTCACGATTTTCATGTTCGTTCTGGTCGGCAACCTGTGGGGCCTGATGCCTTACGCGTTCACCTTTACGAGCCATATCGCCGTCACCTTTGCGATGGCGTTCTTCATTTTCGTCGGCGTGACCGTGATCGCCATCGCCAAACACAAGCTGCACTTCCTGGCCTTCTTCATGCCGCCGGGCGTGCCGATCGTGATGGCGCCGCTGCTGGTCCCGATTGAAATCATTTCCTATCTGTCGCGCCCGATCAGCCTGAGCGTCCGACTGTTCGCCAACATGCTGGCCGGTCACACGCTCTTGAAGGTGTTCGCCGGCTTCATCATCTCGCTCGGTATCGCAGCGGGCTGGCTGCCGTTCGTCTTCGTCGTCGCGCTGACGGGCCTCGAATTCGTGATCGCCTTCCTGCAGGCGTTCGTGTTCACCATTCTGACGTGCCTTTACCTGAACGATGCACTGCATCTTCACTAA
- a CDS encoding F0F1 ATP synthase subunit C, with amino-acid sequence MELEAAKLLGAGLAVIGVIGSGIGIGNIFASFIQAVGRNPSAQGAVFPMTMLGFALVEAIALFALVIALVILFG; translated from the coding sequence ATGGAACTTGAAGCTGCAAAGCTCCTCGGTGCCGGCCTCGCCGTTATCGGCGTTATCGGTTCCGGTATCGGTATCGGTAACATCTTCGCGTCGTTCATCCAGGCCGTTGGCCGCAACCCGTCCGCTCAGGGCGCGGTGTTCCCGATGACGATGCTGGGCTTCGCCCTCGTCGAAGCCATCGCACTGTTCGCGCTGGTTATCGCACTGGTCATTCTGTTCGGTTGA
- a CDS encoding F0F1 ATP synthase subunit B', with protein MPQLDVTTFAPQLVWLAITFAAMFFIMWKIAVPKISDALETRQMRLEDNLKKAEDLKREAEATLASYEKALADARAEAHADIQKIQQQLHEAAAKEEAELGDKLDAKIAASEKAIAAEVTKAMESVREVAIDVAAEAVQKLTGEAPQGGKVESAVDGVLKG; from the coding sequence ATGCCTCAGTTAGACGTCACCACATTCGCACCACAGCTGGTCTGGCTGGCGATCACGTTTGCCGCGATGTTCTTCATTATGTGGAAGATCGCGGTGCCGAAGATCTCCGACGCGCTGGAAACCCGGCAGATGCGGTTGGAAGACAATCTGAAAAAGGCCGAAGACCTCAAGCGTGAGGCGGAAGCAACGCTTGCGTCTTATGAAAAGGCACTGGCCGACGCGCGCGCCGAGGCGCACGCCGACATTCAGAAAATCCAGCAGCAGTTGCACGAAGCCGCCGCCAAGGAAGAAGCCGAACTGGGCGATAAACTCGATGCCAAAATCGCCGCGAGCGAAAAAGCCATTGCCGCCGAAGTTACCAAGGCCATGGAAAGCGTTCGCGAAGTGGCCATCGATGTCGCCGCCGAAGCGGTTCAGAAACTGACCGGTGAAGCGCCTCAGGGCGGCAAGGTCGAGAGCGCCGTCGACGGCGTTCTGAAGGGCTGA
- a CDS encoding F0F1 ATP synthase subunit B encodes MLHDPAFWVAVALVVFIIAVTKPVSKMATKALDERAEKIKKELDEAERLRNEAQDLLAQYQRKQRDAAGEAEAIIRHAKEEAERMDREGRERIQASLERREKLAMDRISMAEQQAIDQVRARAVEVAIAATSQVLSENLSSEKADALVEDAINQLPDRLH; translated from the coding sequence ATGTTACATGATCCCGCATTTTGGGTCGCCGTTGCCCTGGTTGTATTTATCATTGCCGTCACCAAGCCGGTGTCGAAAATGGCGACCAAGGCCCTCGACGAGCGTGCCGAGAAGATCAAGAAAGAGCTCGACGAAGCCGAACGGCTGCGCAACGAAGCGCAGGATTTGCTGGCCCAGTATCAGCGCAAGCAGCGCGATGCCGCCGGCGAAGCCGAGGCGATCATCCGCCACGCCAAGGAAGAAGCCGAACGCATGGACCGTGAAGGCCGCGAGCGGATTCAGGCATCGCTGGAACGCCGCGAAAAGCTGGCGATGGACCGAATCTCGATGGCCGAGCAGCAAGCCATCGATCAGGTTCGTGCCCGCGCCGTCGAAGTGGCTATCGCCGCGACCTCGCAGGTTCTCAGCGAAAATCTGAGTTCCGAGAAAGCCGACGCGCTGGTCGAAGATGCGATCAATCAATTACCGGATCGCCTGCACTGA